GGCGCCCGTGGGGGTGCTGGCCTTCTGGGCCGTCCGGGGGCTGTTCCACGGCTCGTCGCGGGCGGGGGCGCTGGTCACCGACGCGGGCGCGCTGGCCGGGCCGGCGGTCAACACCGCCGTCATGGCCGTGGTCGCGGCCCTGGTCGCCGTGGCCGCGGTCCTGCCGGTGGCGTACCTGACCGTCCGCCACGCCAGCCGGCTCGGCGGCGCCGCCAACGCCGTGATCGTGGGCGGGTTCGCCCTCCCCGGCCTGGTCGTCGCCCTCGCCCTGGCCTTCTGGACCCTGCAGGCGCCGTGGCCGCTGGCCGCCCTCTACCAGACCCAGGCCCTGCTGGTGTTCGCCTACGTCGTCCACTTCGGCTCCCAGGCCCTGCGGTCCGCCCAGGTGGCGGTGGCCGCCGTCCCCGGCCGCCTCGACGACGCCGCCCGCATCCTCGGCGCCGGCCGCCTCCGGCGCCTGCGCACCGTCGAGCTCCCCCTGGCCGCCCCCGGCCTGCTCGCCGGGGCCGGGCTGGTGCTCCTGTCCACCATGAAGGAGCTGCCCGCCACTCTCCTGCTCGCCCCGCCCGGGTTCGAGACCCTGGCCACCCGGATCTGGAACGCCACCGAGGACGCCTTCCTGGCCGACGCCAGCCTGGCCGCCCTGTTCCTCCTCCTGCTGTCCGGGGTCCTGACCTGGTTCCTGGTCGTCCGCCGCGGCGATGCCCCCACCTGACCCGCCCGGCGGGACCCGGCTGCGACTGGCCATGGCGGGGGTCGGGGTGGTGGCGTTCCTGGTCGCGGCGGCCGGGATCTGGGTGCCGGCGACCCATACCACCGAGACGACCGCCGACGAGCCGCAGTACCTGCTGACCGCCATCAGCCTGGCCACCGACGGGGACCTCGACATCGCCGACGAGCTGGCCGGGGGCCGCTGGCGGGCGTTCCACGCCGTCGATCTGCCCGAGCAGACGGCGCCGCTGGCCGGGGGGCGGCGCCTGAGCCCGCACGACCCGCTGCTGCCGTTGCTGCTGGCCGGGCCGGTGGCGGCCGGAGGCTGGGTCGGGGCCAAGCTGGCCATGGCCGCCCTGGCCGGGGTGCTGGCGGCCCTGCTGCTGTGGACGGCCGTGCGCCGCCTGGGGGTGCCGCTGGCCGCCGCGACCCTGGCCGCGGGGGTGTTCGCCTGCTCCCCGCCCCTGGCCGTCTACGGCAGCCAGGTCTACCCGGAGCTGCCGGCGGCCCTGGCCGTCCTGGCCGCCGTCGCCGCCCTGACCACCCCGGCGGCCCCCGGGGGGCTGGCCGCCCGCCCGACCCTGGTCGTGGGCGGCGCCGTGGTCGCCCTGCCCTGGCTGGGAGTGAAGTACGCGCCGGTGGCCGCGGCCGTCGCCCTGGTCGCCGGCTGGCGGCTGGCCCGGGCCGGGCGGGGGCGGCGGGCGCTGGCCCTGGCCGGGTCGCTGGCCGCCGCCGGGATCGTCTTCCTGGTCCTCCACCGCTGGTGGTACGGGGGCTGGACGCCGTACGCGGCCGGCGACCACTTCGTCGCCGGGGAGCTGTCGGTCGTCGGCGCCGAGCCGGACTACCTGGGCCGGAGCCGCCGCCTGCTCGGCCTGCTGGTGGACCGGGGCTTCGGGCTGGCCGCCTGGCAGCCGGCCTGGCTGCTGGCCGTCCCCGCCCTGGCCACCCTGGTCCGGCGCCGCCCGGCCGGCTGGGCCGCCCTGGCCGCCCCGCTGGCCGCCGGCTGGCTGGTGGCCACCTTCGTCGCCCTGACCATGCACGGCTGGTGGTTCGCGGGCCGCCAGGTGGTGGTGGTCCTGCCCCTGGCCGCCCTGGCCGTCGCCTGGTGGGCCGGC
The nucleotide sequence above comes from Actinomycetota bacterium. Encoded proteins:
- a CDS encoding ABC transporter permease subunit, producing the protein GHGRPGRLAAGARSLRVPLGRWRGPAVALVGGVVGLALVAPVGVLAFWAVRGLFHGSSRAGALVTDAGALAGPAVNTAVMAVVAALVAVAAVLPVAYLTVRHASRLGGAANAVIVGGFALPGLVVALALAFWTLQAPWPLAALYQTQALLVFAYVVHFGSQALRSAQVAVAAVPGRLDDAARILGAGRLRRLRTVELPLAAPGLLAGAGLVLLSTMKELPATLLLAPPGFETLATRIWNATEDAFLADASLAALFLLLLSGVLTWFLVVRRGDAPT